The genomic interval ACGCGGAGGAGCCGCTCGACGACCTCCCGGCGGTTCTCCGTGTTCTCGACGTACTCCCATATCTCCATGCCGAGCGAGTACGGGTTCAGCCCCGGCGAGCCCAGGACCTGTGCCATGTGGTCCGAGTAGAGGATGAACTCGTCGTCACCGGCGAAGCGCTCGCCGGTCATCATCGTGGACTCCCAGTAGGCGGCCCACCCCTCGTTCATCACCTTCGTCATCTTCTGCGGGGCGAAGTAGTACGCCTCCCGCCGCAGGAGCTCCAGCACCTCCTTTTGCCAGTCCGCCATCTCGACCGCCTTCTCGGCGTCCTCGTCGTAGGCCATGCCGTGCTTGCGGATGAACCCCAGCACGTCCTTCTCCGGCTGGGCCGGGAAGGTGGCGCCGTTGTCCTCGTCTGATTGGGCGTCGAGCCACTCCTCGTCGAACACCTGTCGCTTGACCTCGTCGGAGAGGTCCAGTTCGTCCAGCTGCTCGCTCACGTCGACGCCGTCTATCTCCTCCAGCCGGTCCCGGGCGGTCTCGACGGGCCGGTAGGGCTGGTGCTGGTCGATGTTGTCCTCCAGACAGAGCACGTGATCGATAAAGCGCTCGACCTCGCTGCGGTCGATGTCGGGGTCCTGCATGTGCTCCCGAATCGTGTCGGCGTGGCGCGCGAGCATGCCGGCGGCGTCCGGGCCGCGACCGTCGTCCTCGCCGCCCGCCGCCCGGGGCGGCGCGCCGTCGCTGAACAGCCCGAACCACTCGTTGTTCGCGAAGAAATCCGCGTGGGCCTCGACGTGCGTGATGACCGCCTTCTGGTCGGCCAGCGTGTTAGACTCCTGCAGGAACGCGTGGGAGGGATCGTCGTTGTTGACTATCTCGAAGGCCTTCCCGCCGAGGAACTGCCCCTGTTTCTGCTGGCGGTCGTACTGCATCCCCCAGCGCCAGTGCGGGTACCGCTGCTGGAACCCGCCGTAGGCAATGAGCTCGTTCATCTCGTCGTAGTCGACGACCCAGTAGTTCACCGGGTACGGGGTCAGTCCCAGTCGCTCGGCGAGGTTGCTCGCCTCCCTGACCGGCTCGGACAGTCCCTCTGCGATGCGCTGTTTCTCGAATCTGTCGTCGTTCATTCTTCGGCCTCCGTGCTGAGGATTTCGTAGATGGCGTCGACGACGTCCTCCGGCGAGGTGACGTAGGCCACGGCCACGTTGTCCGACTCGCGGAAGCTGCGTTCGACCTCCTCGGCGTGGGTCGCGTTGATGGCGTTGCCCGAGGGCTGGGTCTCGACGTAGGCGTGGAGGTTCGCCGGAATCTCCTCCATCATCGGGATGACCCGCTCCTCGGTGTCGTTCGAGGAGTTCTCGCTGTCGCCGGCCGCGAAGACGTAGCGGTTCCACTCACTCCAGGGGTACTCCTCTTCCAGCACGGCAGCCGCCAGTTCGTACGCGCTGGAGATGCGGGTCCCACCACCGGAGCGGATGCCGAAGAACTCCTGGCGGTCGACCTCCCAGGCGTCGGCGTCGTGGGCGATGTAGACGAACTCGGCGTTATCGTACTTGCCCTGGAGATACCAGTCCAGCGGCGTGAAGGTGCGCTCGACGAGCTCGCGTTTCTTCTGGCGCATCGAGCCCGACACGTCGCGGATGTTGACCACGACGACGTTCTTCTCGCGCTCCTCGACGATTTCGGGGTAGCGGTAGCGCTCGTCCTCCCGGCGGAAGGGGATCTGGTCGACGCCCTCCCGGCGGATTCGCGTCGAGGTGTCGACCTGGTCGACCTCGGCCTCCATCTCCTCGATTGTGCTCCAGGTCGACTTCTCCTCGGCCGTCATGTCGTCGTAGGCGTCCTCTATCCAGGCCTTCGAGACGGGCACGTTCTGTTCTCGCGCCCACTCGAACACCGAGGCCGGTCCCCAGCCGTCGACTCGCAGCGCCTCGCGGACGTACTCCTCGTCGAAGTCCATCGCGAGCTTGCGCTTGAGCCCCTTCTTGAACAGCCGCTCGAAGTCGAGCGTCGAGGAGGGGCCGGTCCGGGTGATGTCGGTGAAATCGCCCTCCTTCTCCTCGATGACCTTCTTCCCCTTGGGGTCGAGGTCGAGGCCGAGCTGCTCGTCGAGCTCCGCGGCGAACTCCTCGGGGTCCATCTCGTAGTACTCGTGCTCGCCGCCCTCCTCGCCGGGCTCGCCGTCTTCGCCGTCCTCGCCGTCGCCGGGCTGGGGCTGTGGCTGGCCGACGGGGTCGCCCTCCTCGGCGCCCTCGCCCTGCCCGACGCCGCCCTTGTCCCGCTGGTCGTAGGCGAACTCGGGTAAGTTGACGATCTTGATGGGTATCTGGACCTCGTCGCCGCGGGACTGGCCCAGGTCGCCGTACTGGATGAACTCCGCCAGGTCCTGTCGGCGCTCCTCGCCCACTTCGCGGTACCGTTCGAGGTCGTCTTTCAGTCCCATCGGTAGCTCACCTGGTTCATCACGTGTCGGCTGGTCAGCTCCGCGGCGGCCTCGCTGTAGCCGTGCAGTTCCATCATGTTCTGAATAGTCGTCTCCTTGAGCGTGGCCGTCTCCGTGCCCGACGGCGGGTTGTCCCACTGCTGTGGCTCGAAGTCCTCGTAGGTCCGCCTGACGTCGTCCCAGTCGTGGCTGCCGAGCACGGTCTTGATGACCGGAATCTCCTTCGGTGAGACGTCACCGACGCGGAACTCCTCGTCGCGTCGCTGCCACGCGTGGCGGTTCAGGGCCGTGATTATCTTGTCGGTCCTGAACTTCTGGACCGCGTGGTCGGGCTCGTCGCCGTCGTAGTTCTTCTCGTCGAAGCGGCCCAGATGCTCTATCTCGAACACCTTCATCTTCAGCGGGTCCGGGTCGACGTACTCCCCGCGCTCGTTCTCTATCTGGTCGTCGGAGGCCCAGGCGTACACCTGCTCGATGTACTCCTCGACGGTGGCCTCGTCGACGCGTTTGTCCCGCATCATGGCCGCCAGCACGTCCCGTTCCTGTTCCCCGAAGACGTAGTTTTTCACTGGCACCACCCGCTCCTCGTACTCGGTCGCCTCGCCGGGCGAGAACACCGGCGCGTCGTGGAGCCCCTCCGCGATGGCGTTGAGGACGTCTCGGGGCATGATGACGTGTTCGACCGGCAGGTCCGGGTGGTGGCGGTCCTGCGCCTCGTGGAGCAGGTCGGCAACGATGTCCCGGACGTAGGTGACGGGGATACCGTGGTCGCCGTCCCGGTCCGTGGTCTCGACGTCGTAGTCGTCGATGTCGACCCGCTCGTCGCCCTCCATCAGGTAGCCGCGGTCGAACAGCAGCGCCTTCTCGACCAGATCCAGCCCGGCCGGGACGTTCGAGCTGTCCAGCCGGGAGACCACGGCGTAGAGCGCCGCCGCCTCGACGGTGTGGGGCGCGATGTCCTTCTCGGTCGCGCTGTCGAGGTCGTCCCTGACATCGACGGTGACGGGCTCCTGAATCCACGTCTCCAGCTCCTCCCAGGAGTCGGGGTCCCAGACGGTGGTCTCGTTCGTGAGCTCGCGGCGCAGCAGCTGTGACTCCAGCGAGAGGTTCGTCAGGTAGGTAAACTCGTGTTTGTCCAGCCGCCGCTTGAGCGCCTTCAGCGGGTCCTGTCCCTCCCGGTCGGCGTGCTGATTGAGCTGCGCTTCGAGGTCGGGGTTCGAGATGATGACCAGCTGGGTGTCGACGTCCATCCCGATGCCCTTGTCCAGCTTGACGCGGCTCTCGTCGGGGACGTTCAGCAGCTTCTGCAGTAGGTCGGCGTGCTGGGCGGCGTCCTCGACCACCGTCAGCAGCCCGTTGCCCTGCGAGAGCACGCCGTCGTAGGAGAACGCCTGCGGGTTCTTCCGGCCCCGCGAGTCGAGCTCGCGGAGCATCCCGTGCATCCACGAGCCGACCAGCCGCTCTTTCGGCGTTCCTTCGTCCTCCGAATGGAGGATGCCGATGCCCCGACCCACGTCGACGACGAAGTTCTTCACCCGGAGGTGGCCGGGGTCGGTGACCGCCGAGAACAGCTGTTCCTCCCCGTTGCGGCGGTACTGTTCCTCCAGATAGTTGTACGCCTCCCGGGAGAACGGGTCCAGTTCGCCCTCGATGCGGATATCGATGTGGTCGTCCAGCCGGTCGTTCACTTCGGCCAGCAGGTCCTCGCGCACGTCCTTCGGGAACACTGTCAGCGGGTGGACCTGCACCGGGCTCTCGTACCAGTCGTCCTCGTCCTCGATGGGCGTATCGCCGTAGGTCAGGGCGCTGTCGCTGCCGCCAGCGCCGGCGACGTTCCACTCGACGGTGTAGCGCCGGCCCTCGGGGGTCCGGGAGTACTCCCTGAGCCCGTTGATGAGACAGCGCTTGAGCTCCGACTTGCCCGTCGCGGTCGGGCCTTCGAGCCAGACGATCTTCTCGTCTTTGCCCCGCCCCGCCGCGATCGACCGGAGGTCGTCGACGAACGCGTTCAGTACCTCGGTGTTGCCCAAGATGGCGTGCTCGCCGTCGTTGTGCGGGTCGTCGAAGAAGCGGTAGCGCTCCTTCTCGTCGCCCTCCTCGATGACGGTCCGGGTGCCCGCGGCCTCGATGGCCGCCAGCAAGTATTTCGAGGCGTGGGCGGCGATTTCGGGCGTCTCCAGAACGGTATCGACGTACTCCCCGAGGGCCATCGGCTCCTCGTAGGTGGCGTCGAGCGAGTCGTCGGCGCGGTCGATGTACTCCTCGCCGCTCATCTACTCCTCCATCTCGCTTTTGGCGACCTCCGCGCCGGCGAACTCGAGCACTTCACGTGCGCCCTCTTCGGAGTAGCCCTGCTCGATGAGGGCGTCTATCCACTGGTTGCGCTCGTCGTCGTCCATCTCCCCCGACGAGACCAGCGCGGAGAAGTTGATGTTGTGTTTCTTGTCCTCCCAGAGCTTGCGTTCCAGCGCGCGGCGCAGGCGGTCGTTGTCCTGTGGGTTGAACGTATCGCCTTCGCGTGCACGACGGGAGACCCAGTTGCTGACCTCTTGACGGAAGTCGTCCTTGCGGTCCTCGGGGAGATTTAGCTTCTCCTCGACCGAACGGAGGAACTGCTCGTCGGGCTCCTGCTCCCGGCCGGTCAGCTCGTCCTCGACGGTGTCGTCGTCGATGTAGGCCATCACGTGGTCCATGTACTTCTCGCCCTGGCGCTGTATCTCGTCCATGTCGTAGGCCAGCGCGTGGCGCACGTCCTCGATGGCCCGCTCCTTGTACTCCTCGCGGACGAGTTCGAGGAACCGGTAGTACTCGTCGAAGGACTCGGAGTCGATGGAGCCGTGGTTCTCCAGGTTCCCCTCCAGGTGGTTGAACGTCGTCAGCGGCGAGAGGAAGGTCCGCGAGCGGTGCATCGAGTCCATGATGGCCTCGGCTATCTCGTCGCCGATGAAGCGTGGCGAGACGCCGTCCATCCCCTCGCGGATGTCGGCGGCCTTCTCGGCCTCCTCGCGGAGCTTCTTGACGTCGATATCGTCGGCCTCGTCGATTTCGCCGTTGTACGCTTTCGCCTTCTGGACGAGCTCGACGGACTCGGTGTCGGGCTCCTCGATTCGCGTCAGAACGCCGAAGAGGCCGGCCATCTCCAGCGTGTGGGGCTCGACCTGGATGTCCGGGAGGTCGGCGTTCCGGAGCATCTTCCGGTATATCTTGGACTCTTCCTCGTACTGGAGGACGTACGGGAAGTCGATGCGTTTCGTCCGGTCGTTGAACGCCTCCATCTTCTCGTCGCCTTTCTTGTCCCGGTACTCGGGCATGTTCGTCCGGCCGACGATGACCTGGTCGATGTCGATACGGGGGTTGTTCTTCGGTTTGATGGTCTGTTCCTGACTGGCGTGGAGGAAGTCATAGAGGAACTCCCGCTGGAGTTTCAGTAGCTCCTCGCCGGAGAAGATGCCGCGGTTGGCGTTACAGAACGCGCCCGAGTAGTCGAAGGCTCGGGGGTCGCTCTCCCCGTAGATAGCGATCTTCGAGTAGTTGACGTCGCCCGTGAGTTCGGTCTCGTCCTGGTTTTTCTTGTCTTTCGGCTCGAAGGTCTCGATACCCTGGCGCTGGTTCTCGTCGGCGACGAAGCGGACGATTTCGACGTGGTTCTCCAGCACTTCCTGGAGGTTGTCGTCGTAGTACGCCAGCAGCCGGTCCATGTAGAACTCCGAGGCCGGGTCGAGGTCCTGTTCGTTGCGGATGGTGTAGGGGGCGTCGAGCTCCTCGTTGATGTCCTCGATGACCCGGGCGCGCTGGTCTTGGGGAAGCAAGACGAGCGGGTCCTGGTTCATCGGCGAGCGGACCACGTCGTCGGCCGGGTCCTGGTCGTGGACCACGTCACAGAGGTTCGTCCAGCGGAAGGTGTACATCCGTCCCTCGTCGCCGCGCGTGTAGTCCTCGTAATACCGTCGGACCTGCCGGTCGAAGTCGGATTTCCCCGACCCGACGGGACCGAGCAGTAGCTTGATGCGTTTCTCGGGACCGAGCCCGCGGGCGCCGGACTTGACCTTGTTGACGAACTCGTGAATCGCCTCGTGGACCTCGCGGCCGTAGAACGTGTTCTCGCCGTCGTGGATGGGGTCCTCGCTCGCTATCTTGTACTCTACGACCCCGGCGTCTTCGTCGTACTCCGTCCCGTAATAGTCGAACATGTCCGCCACGCGCTGGTGGGCGTTGCGGGCGATTCGCGGGTCGGCGTACAGTTTGTCGAGATACCAGTCGAACGTCCGCGTGGTCCGCAGGTCCGCTGGTATCGTGTCTTGATACTCCTGACTCAGTGCTTCGAGTGTCTCTTTGTTCTGGCTCATGCTATCTCGGGTAGTGCTGCACGCGACGGTGTCGGCGACTCGATACCACCGTCTCCGGTACAGTTCGACTGTAACAACTGCCGCTCCGTGTGTTGGTCACCGGTGGCCGCGGCAGGACCCGTCCGTTCGGGTCGGTCGATATACCATACCATGGGTAGTGTTGGTAGGGTGGGTGCGGGGACCGCTCCACCCATTCGGTAACGGGTGACAGCCTTCGACTGTATTCCGATACTATTTATTACATGAGTGCTTCAACAATAAGAGCCTTGTGCCAGAGTACATAAACCACCGGGTCTTTCACCCCGATATTTATAGGAGAACCCGGAGACAGCAACGCGTCGGTATGGTATACCACGGCAGTATTCTGGTATGTAATTTATAAGTAAACGGAGTCACAGCCAGCCGACAGCGTATTGCCCGCCGAGCCACAGCCGTCGGTATGGACCTCGATGCGCTGGCCGAGGACTGGACGGTGTGGAACCAGACCGAGGCGAAGCTCATCCTCGCGTACCGCCCCGACGTCTTCGACAGCGAGAACTTCCCCGCCCCCTGCCTGCCGACAATCTATCTCACGCAGGGCAAGCGAACGCGCCGACCGGGGGCCGACCGAACCGGTGAGGGCTGGTACGTGACGCTGTATCTGGAACCGGAGGTCGACCACCGGGCCGACTCAGTCCCGGACCGGGACGCGGCCGTCGCGGCCGCCGTCGACCTCGCCAACGAGTTCGCGGCCGGCGAGTTCGACTTCCGCGCCATGTATCAGGTCCCGCGCGACGACTATCTGGACGAACTCGACGAGCTGACCGGCCGGGCCTGACACTTACGTTCGCCCCCCGTCTAGGGACGGGTATGACTACCGTTACGCTCGTCGGCACTCGGCTCGCCGAAGCCGGCGAGGAGTTCGTCTACCACGGCGAAGCGGGGGGGTGTGCCGGCTGTCCCTACCGGGACCAGTGTCTCAATCTCACGCCCGGTCGCCGGTACCGCATCACCGAGGTCCGGGAGAGCGGCCAGACGCTCGACTGCGCCGTCCACGACAGCGGCGTCCGGGCCGTCGAGGTCGAACCGGCCTCGATACGCGTCAACGTCCCCACCAAAGGCGCCTTCGCCGGCAGCAAGGCCTCACTGGCCGGTCCCTGCCCGCACACGGAGTGTCCGAGCCACCCCTACTGCGAGCCACACGGCGCCGACTTCGACAGAGAGTACCGCGTTACGGAAGTCCTCGGCGACCCGCCACACGACTACTGTATGCTCGACCGCGACCTCACGATGGTGGAGTTCGAGGCGCCGGACGACGCCTGAGCGCCGCACGGACCACTTTGCCCCGGTCAGTCGACTCGCCGGCTATCCGAGCACCGCCCGTAGCTACTCCAGCGTCC from Halomicroarcula saliterrae carries:
- a CDS encoding SpoVR family protein, translated to MNDDRFEKQRIAEGLSEPVREASNLAERLGLTPYPVNYWVVDYDEMNELIAYGGFQQRYPHWRWGMQYDRQQKQGQFLGGKAFEIVNNDDPSHAFLQESNTLADQKAVITHVEAHADFFANNEWFGLFSDGAPPRAAGGEDDGRGPDAAGMLARHADTIREHMQDPDIDRSEVERFIDHVLCLEDNIDQHQPYRPVETARDRLEEIDGVDVSEQLDELDLSDEVKRQVFDEEWLDAQSDEDNGATFPAQPEKDVLGFIRKHGMAYDEDAEKAVEMADWQKEVLELLRREAYYFAPQKMTKVMNEGWAAYWESTMMTGERFAGDDEFILYSDHMAQVLGSPGLNPYSLGMEIWEYVENTENRREVVERLLRVDDITWRTFHDVVDFEAVQDHLEPPAWLTDVPGRLAELDPEDPRVDADALERARAGEFDVDKYPWKVLTYEGLAQRHYSLLKPQYRGFVSRVGQAELERVSRYMFDDARYDSVEAALDDVAYARGWDRMREIRESHNDVTFLDEFLTQEFVDDNDYFTYEYTHASGDYRVTSTDHEDVKKKLMLQFTNFGKPTVVVQDGNYDNRNELLLAHQYNGIMLDRKQATEVMKRVFELWGRPVNLLTIVKEFDDHDIEVAKRRDREPEPEEVGKRLRYDGEEVTVEDVPWTEVEHLAATDIDYNTKPDEWLA
- a CDS encoding YeaH/YhbH family protein, with product MGLKDDLERYREVGEERRQDLAEFIQYGDLGQSRGDEVQIPIKIVNLPEFAYDQRDKGGVGQGEGAEEGDPVGQPQPQPGDGEDGEDGEPGEEGGEHEYYEMDPEEFAAELDEQLGLDLDPKGKKVIEEKEGDFTDITRTGPSSTLDFERLFKKGLKRKLAMDFDEEYVREALRVDGWGPASVFEWAREQNVPVSKAWIEDAYDDMTAEEKSTWSTIEEMEAEVDQVDTSTRIRREGVDQIPFRREDERYRYPEIVEEREKNVVVVNIRDVSGSMRQKKRELVERTFTPLDWYLQGKYDNAEFVYIAHDADAWEVDRQEFFGIRSGGGTRISSAYELAAAVLEEEYPWSEWNRYVFAAGDSENSSNDTEERVIPMMEEIPANLHAYVETQPSGNAINATHAEEVERSFRESDNVAVAYVTSPEDVVDAIYEILSTEAEE
- a CDS encoding PrkA family serine protein kinase yields the protein MSGEEYIDRADDSLDATYEEPMALGEYVDTVLETPEIAAHASKYLLAAIEAAGTRTVIEEGDEKERYRFFDDPHNDGEHAILGNTEVLNAFVDDLRSIAAGRGKDEKIVWLEGPTATGKSELKRCLINGLREYSRTPEGRRYTVEWNVAGAGGSDSALTYGDTPIEDEDDWYESPVQVHPLTVFPKDVREDLLAEVNDRLDDHIDIRIEGELDPFSREAYNYLEEQYRRNGEEQLFSAVTDPGHLRVKNFVVDVGRGIGILHSEDEGTPKERLVGSWMHGMLRELDSRGRKNPQAFSYDGVLSQGNGLLTVVEDAAQHADLLQKLLNVPDESRVKLDKGIGMDVDTQLVIISNPDLEAQLNQHADREGQDPLKALKRRLDKHEFTYLTNLSLESQLLRRELTNETTVWDPDSWEELETWIQEPVTVDVRDDLDSATEKDIAPHTVEAAALYAVVSRLDSSNVPAGLDLVEKALLFDRGYLMEGDERVDIDDYDVETTDRDGDHGIPVTYVRDIVADLLHEAQDRHHPDLPVEHVIMPRDVLNAIAEGLHDAPVFSPGEATEYEERVVPVKNYVFGEQERDVLAAMMRDKRVDEATVEEYIEQVYAWASDDQIENERGEYVDPDPLKMKVFEIEHLGRFDEKNYDGDEPDHAVQKFRTDKIITALNRHAWQRRDEEFRVGDVSPKEIPVIKTVLGSHDWDDVRRTYEDFEPQQWDNPPSGTETATLKETTIQNMMELHGYSEAAAELTSRHVMNQVSYRWD
- a CDS encoding PrkA family serine protein kinase, with translation MSQNKETLEALSQEYQDTIPADLRTTRTFDWYLDKLYADPRIARNAHQRVADMFDYYGTEYDEDAGVVEYKIASEDPIHDGENTFYGREVHEAIHEFVNKVKSGARGLGPEKRIKLLLGPVGSGKSDFDRQVRRYYEDYTRGDEGRMYTFRWTNLCDVVHDQDPADDVVRSPMNQDPLVLLPQDQRARVIEDINEELDAPYTIRNEQDLDPASEFYMDRLLAYYDDNLQEVLENHVEIVRFVADENQRQGIETFEPKDKKNQDETELTGDVNYSKIAIYGESDPRAFDYSGAFCNANRGIFSGEELLKLQREFLYDFLHASQEQTIKPKNNPRIDIDQVIVGRTNMPEYRDKKGDEKMEAFNDRTKRIDFPYVLQYEEESKIYRKMLRNADLPDIQVEPHTLEMAGLFGVLTRIEEPDTESVELVQKAKAYNGEIDEADDIDVKKLREEAEKAADIREGMDGVSPRFIGDEIAEAIMDSMHRSRTFLSPLTTFNHLEGNLENHGSIDSESFDEYYRFLELVREEYKERAIEDVRHALAYDMDEIQRQGEKYMDHVMAYIDDDTVEDELTGREQEPDEQFLRSVEEKLNLPEDRKDDFRQEVSNWVSRRAREGDTFNPQDNDRLRRALERKLWEDKKHNINFSALVSSGEMDDDERNQWIDALIEQGYSEEGAREVLEFAGAEVAKSEMEE
- a CDS encoding DUF5820 family protein, whose product is MDLDALAEDWTVWNQTEAKLILAYRPDVFDSENFPAPCLPTIYLTQGKRTRRPGADRTGEGWYVTLYLEPEVDHRADSVPDRDAAVAAAVDLANEFAAGEFDFRAMYQVPRDDYLDELDELTGRA
- a CDS encoding UPF0179 family protein; the encoded protein is MTTVTLVGTRLAEAGEEFVYHGEAGGCAGCPYRDQCLNLTPGRRYRITEVRESGQTLDCAVHDSGVRAVEVEPASIRVNVPTKGAFAGSKASLAGPCPHTECPSHPYCEPHGADFDREYRVTEVLGDPPHDYCMLDRDLTMVEFEAPDDA